One Acinetobacter sp. WCHAc010034 genomic window carries:
- the repM gene encoding replication initiation protein RepM: MKTELIVKDNALINASYNLDLVEQRLILLAILEARESGKGINANDPLTVHAESYINQFGVHRNTAYQALKDACDDLFARQFSYQSLSEKGNVINHKSRWVSEVAYIDNEAVVRLIFAPAIVPLITRLEEQFTKYEIQQISNLTSAYAVRLYEILIAWRSTGKTPLITLYDFRQKIGVLDTEYKRMYDFKKYVLDIALKQVNEHTDITVKVEQHKTGRSITGFSFSFNQKKSATQSVGSKRDSNTLDLFSTMTDKQRHLFANKLSELPEMSKYSQGTESYEQFAVRIADMLQDPERVKEFTPLLRKVGFQ, translated from the coding sequence ATGAAAACAGAATTAATAGTTAAAGATAATGCCTTAATTAATGCCAGTTATAACCTTGATCTAGTGGAGCAACGGTTAATTCTTCTAGCGATTCTTGAAGCAAGGGAGTCGGGTAAAGGAATAAATGCTAATGATCCTCTAACAGTTCATGCTGAAAGTTATATCAATCAATTTGGTGTTCATCGAAATACGGCTTATCAAGCATTAAAAGATGCTTGTGATGATCTATTCGCAAGACAATTTAGTTATCAAAGCCTTAGTGAAAAAGGAAATGTTATTAATCACAAATCAAGATGGGTGAGTGAGGTTGCTTATATTGATAATGAGGCTGTTGTTAGACTTATCTTTGCTCCCGCTATTGTGCCTTTAATTACTAGACTAGAAGAACAATTTACAAAGTATGAAATACAACAAATAAGCAATTTAACAAGTGCTTATGCCGTTCGTTTATATGAAATATTAATTGCATGGCGTAGTACCGGAAAAACGCCTCTCATAACCCTGTACGACTTCAGACAAAAAATAGGGGTACTCGATACTGAATACAAACGAATGTATGATTTTAAAAAATATGTCTTAGACATTGCATTAAAACAAGTCAATGAACATACCGATATTACTGTCAAAGTTGAACAGCATAAGACAGGCAGATCAATTACAGGCTTTTCATTTAGCTTTAATCAAAAAAAGTCGGCTACTCAATCTGTCGGATCTAAAAGGGATTCAAATACATTAGACCTCTTTTCAACAATGACAGATAAACAACGTCACCTATTCGCCAATAAGCTCTCCGAACTTCCTGAGATGAGTAAATATTCACAAGGTACAGAAAGCTATGAACAATTCGCTGTACGTATAGCTGATATGTTGCAAGATCCTGAGAGAGTAAAAGAATTCACTCCATTACTTAGAAAAGTTGGCTTTCAATGA
- a CDS encoding plasmid replication DNA-binding protein, which translates to MKKLSVSELAKLYGFSRQAIYAHINKGNLSKGADGLIDFSEALRVFGEPQKKGSTVNQSQSIDSQKLTEIDLLKRQVELLEKQLNQAQLRESQSLERESFYQEQIEAMQRLLEAPKTNMTTFTDQKPSQDIATDPRLEPDQKHDGLTTPDQKENKRIPVPEHIEQEPEKRGFWSRFFRPYD; encoded by the coding sequence ATGAAAAAACTATCCGTTTCAGAGTTAGCAAAACTATATGGGTTTTCCAGACAAGCAATATATGCTCATATAAATAAAGGAAATTTATCAAAGGGAGCAGATGGCTTAATTGATTTCTCAGAAGCTTTAAGAGTATTTGGCGAACCACAAAAGAAAGGGAGTACTGTCAATCAAAGTCAATCAATTGACAGCCAAAAGTTAACAGAAATTGATTTACTCAAACGTCAAGTTGAATTGCTTGAGAAGCAATTAAATCAAGCACAACTTAGAGAAAGCCAGTCTTTAGAACGAGAATCTTTCTATCAAGAGCAAATTGAGGCAATGCAACGTCTATTAGAAGCTCCAAAGACTAATATGACTACGTTTACCGATCAGAAACCTAGCCAAGATATAGCAACGGATCCTCGGTTAGAACCTGACCAGAAACATGACGGATTGACTACTCCAGATCAAAAAGAAAATAAGCGGATTCCAGTACCGGAGCACATTGAACAGGAACCGGAAAAAAGAGGCTTTTGGAGCCGTTTTTTTAGACCCTATGATTAA
- a CDS encoding DUF6966 domain-containing protein produces the protein MKNKIEDLKSTIQELIELFEEQNLEHWAEMYKRILFYIDDDLEYAKYKIQSTIGGMGSMDDIVLYRNGDPLIKENNRLDYLRSKLYVFCES, from the coding sequence ATGAAAAATAAAATTGAAGATTTAAAATCAACAATTCAAGAACTAATAGAATTGTTTGAAGAACAGAATTTAGAACATTGGGCAGAAATGTATAAAAGAATACTGTTCTATATTGATGATGATCTAGAATACGCAAAATATAAAATACAAAGTACCATTGGAGGAATGGGATCAATGGATGATATCGTTTTATATCGCAATGGTGATCCACTTATCAAAGAAAACAATCGTTTGGATTACTTAAGAAGTAAATTATATGTTTTTTGCGAAAGCTAA
- a CDS encoding type II toxin-antitoxin system RelE/ParE family toxin, which yields MLFIETSIFTKQIKDLVSDEEYRQLQQDLLVQPDRGDLIKNGGGIRKVRCAQGNKGKSGGIRVIYYWVTEDDQIFFLVAYPKSVKDNLTDKETAILHQLVKEQFHG from the coding sequence ATGTTATTTATTGAAACCAGCATCTTTACCAAGCAAATTAAAGACCTTGTATCTGATGAGGAATATCGTCAACTTCAGCAAGATCTTTTGGTACAGCCTGATAGAGGTGACCTAATCAAGAATGGCGGTGGTATTCGCAAAGTACGTTGTGCTCAAGGTAACAAAGGGAAAAGTGGTGGGATACGGGTGATTTATTATTGGGTCACCGAGGATGATCAGATCTTTTTCTTAGTGGCTTATCCAAAATCAGTAAAAGATAATTTAACAGATAAGGAAACCGCCATTCTGCACCAACTCGTGAAGGAGCAATTTCATGGATAA
- the nadS gene encoding NadS family protein, translating to MDNNLFDDLVASIKEAGAIKRKEVKASRVTELELPDIKEVREKTGLSQNEFAARLHISPRTLQNWEQGRRYPTGPAATLIRILDAHPSLI from the coding sequence ATGGATAACAACTTATTTGATGACTTGGTTGCTTCAATCAAAGAAGCTGGAGCTATCAAACGTAAAGAAGTTAAAGCAAGCCGAGTTACAGAACTCGAATTGCCTGATATTAAAGAAGTACGTGAAAAAACTGGCTTGAGCCAAAATGAATTTGCTGCACGTCTACATATTAGCCCCCGTACCCTGCAAAATTGGGAACAGGGACGACGCTATCCAACTGGACCAGCAGCTACATTGATTCGAATTTTAGATGCTCACCCAAGCCTTATTTGA
- the msr(E) gene encoding ABC-F type ribosomal protection protein Msr(E) codes for MSLIIKARNIRLDYAGRDVLDIDELEIHSYDRIGLVGDNGAGKSSLLKVLNGEIVLAEATLQRFGDFAHISQLGGIEIETVEDRAMLSRLGVSNVQNDTMSGGEETRAKIAAAFSQQVHGILADEPTSHLDLNGIDLLIGQLKAFDGALLVISHDRYFLDMVVDKIWELKDGKITEYWGGYSDYLRQKEEERQHQAVEYELMMKERERLESAVQEKRQQANRLDNKKKGEKSKNSTESAGRLGHAKMTGTKQRKLYQAAKSMEKRLAALEDIQAPEHLRSIRFRQSSALELHNKFPITADGLSLKFGSRTIFDDANFIIPLGAKVAITGSNGTGKTSLLKMISERADGLTISPKAEIGYFTQTGYKFNTHKSVLSFMQEECEYTVAEIRAVLASMGIGANDIQKNLSDLSGGEIIKLLLSKMLLGKYNILLMDEPGNYLDLKSIAALETMMKSYAGTIIFVSHDKQLVDNIADIIYEIKDHKIIKTFERDC; via the coding sequence ATGAGTTTAATTATTAAAGCGAGAAACATACGCTTGGATTATGCTGGGCGTGATGTTTTGGATATTGATGAATTGGAAATTCACTCTTATGACCGTATTGGTCTTGTGGGTGATAACGGAGCAGGAAAGAGTAGTTTACTCAAAGTACTTAATGGCGAAATTGTTTTAGCCGAAGCGACATTACAGCGTTTTGGTGATTTTGCACATATCAGCCAACTGGGCGGAATCGAAATAGAAACGGTCGAAGACCGGGCAATGTTATCTCGCCTTGGTGTTTCCAATGTACAAAACGACACAATGAGTGGCGGAGAGGAAACTCGTGCAAAAATTGCTGCCGCATTTTCCCAACAAGTACATGGCATTCTAGCGGATGAACCAACCAGCCACCTTGATCTCAATGGAATAGATCTACTTATTGGTCAACTTAAAGCATTTGATGGAGCATTACTTGTTATCAGTCATGACCGATATTTTCTTGATATGGTTGTAGACAAGATATGGGAGTTAAAAGACGGTAAAATTACGGAATATTGGGGTGGTTACTCGGATTACTTGCGTCAAAAAGAAGAAGAGCGACAACACCAAGCCGTAGAATATGAGCTGATGATGAAGGAACGGGAGCGATTAGAATCTGCTGTGCAAGAAAAACGCCAGCAAGCTAATCGATTAGACAATAAGAAAAAAGGAGAAAAATCCAAAAACTCTACCGAAAGTGCTGGACGACTTGGGCATGCAAAAATGACTGGCACCAAGCAAAGAAAACTGTATCAGGCAGCTAAGAGTATGGAAAAGCGTTTGGCTGCATTAGAAGATATTCAAGCACCAGAGCATTTGCGTTCTATTCGTTTTCGTCAAAGTTCAGCCCTAGAACTGCACAATAAGTTCCCGATTACGGCAGATGGTCTGAGCTTAAAATTTGGTAGCCGTACTATCTTTGATGACGCTAACTTTATAATACCGCTTGGCGCTAAAGTCGCTATAACTGGATCGAATGGAACAGGGAAAACGTCCTTGTTAAAAATGATATCAGAACGTGCTGATGGATTAACCATATCTCCAAAAGCTGAAATTGGCTACTTTACACAAACAGGATATAAATTTAACACGCATAAATCTGTGCTCTCCTTTATGCAGGAAGAGTGCGAGTACACAGTTGCGGAAATTCGTGCAGTATTGGCTTCAATGGGGATCGGAGCGAATGATATTCAAAAAAACTTATCCGACTTATCGGGAGGTGAAATCATCAAACTGCTTTTATCCAAAATGCTTTTAGGAAAATATAATATTTTGCTTATGGATGAACCAGGAAACTATCTTGACCTAAAAAGTATTGCCGCATTAGAAACAATGATGAAGTCCTATGCAGGAACTATTATCTTCGTATCTCATGACAAGCAATTGGTCGATAATATTGCTGACATTATCTACGAGATCAAAGACCACAAAATCATCAAGACTTTTGAGAGAGATTGTTAA
- a CDS encoding Mph(E) family macrolide 2'-phosphotransferase, protein MTIQDIQSLAEAHGLLLTDKMNFNEMGIDFKVVFALDTKGQQWLLRIPRRDGMREQIKKEKRILELVKKHLSVEVPDWRISSTELVAYPILKDNPVLNLDAETYEIIWNMDKDSPKYITSLAKTLFEIHSIPEKEVRENDLKIMKPSDLRPEIANNLQLVKSEIGISEQLETRYRKWLDNDVLWADFTQFIHGDLYAGHVLASKDGAVSGVIDWSTAHIDDPAIDFAGHVTLFGEESLKTLIIEYEKLGGKVWNKLYEQTLERAAASPLMYGLFALETQNESLIVGAKAQLGVI, encoded by the coding sequence ATGACAATTCAAGATATTCAATCACTTGCTGAAGCACACGGCTTGTTGCTTACGGACAAAATGAATTTCAATGAAATGGGCATTGATTTTAAGGTCGTTTTTGCTCTTGATACAAAGGGGCAACAATGGTTGCTGCGTATTCCTCGTCGTGATGGCATGAGGGAACAAATCAAGAAAGAAAAACGCATTTTAGAATTGGTAAAAAAACATCTTTCTGTAGAGGTTCCTGATTGGAGAATTTCATCTACAGAATTAGTGGCTTATCCCATACTTAAAGATAATCCTGTTTTAAATTTGGATGCTGAAACCTATGAAATAATTTGGAATATGGACAAAGATAGCCCGAAATACATAACATCTTTGGCAAAAACCTTATTTGAAATCCATAGTATTCCTGAAAAAGAAGTTCGGGAAAATGATTTGAAAATTATGAAACCTTCAGATTTAAGACCTGAAATAGCAAACAATTTGCAGTTAGTAAAATCTGAAATTGGTATAAGTGAGCAATTGGAAACCCGCTACAGAAAATGGTTGGATAATGATGTTCTATGGGCAGATTTCACCCAATTTATACATGGCGATTTATATGCTGGGCATGTACTAGCTTCAAAGGATGGAGCTGTTTCAGGCGTTATTGATTGGTCAACAGCCCATATAGATGACCCAGCGATTGATTTTGCTGGGCATGTAACTTTGTTTGGAGAAGAAAGCCTCAAAACTCTAATCATCGAGTATGAAAAACTAGGGGGTAAAGTTTGGAATAAACTATATGAACAGACTTTAGAAAGAGCAGCGGCCTCTCCTTTGATGTATGGTTTATTTGCCTTAGAAACTCAAAATGAAAGCCTTATCGTTGGAGCAAAAGCTCAGTTGGGAGTTATATAA
- a CDS encoding recombinase family protein: MIEMNTRIYLRASTKDQDAERALQILQDLNQNLNLGETIVYVENYSGTKLDRPELNKLLSEANQGDTLLVESIDRLSRLTQRDFQELKRRIQEKGLRLVVADLPTTYQMIQTSDSITHSILELINNMLIDLLATMARLDNEKRIERIKQGLARSGYKPTGKKANEAKHKRIKELLVVGNMTKEEIAKAVNCGVATVYRVAKVI; this comes from the coding sequence ATGATAGAAATGAATACACGTATTTATCTACGAGCTTCAACTAAAGATCAAGATGCAGAAAGGGCTTTGCAGATTCTTCAGGATCTAAACCAAAACTTGAATTTGGGTGAAACCATTGTGTACGTGGAAAACTATAGTGGTACGAAGTTAGACCGACCTGAATTGAATAAGCTACTGTCAGAAGCAAATCAAGGTGACACATTGTTAGTTGAAAGTATTGACCGCTTATCACGCCTAACCCAACGAGATTTTCAAGAGCTGAAGCGCAGGATCCAGGAGAAGGGACTTCGTTTAGTCGTAGCAGATCTTCCTACTACCTACCAAATGATTCAAACCAGTGACAGCATTACTCATTCAATCTTGGAACTCATCAACAATATGTTGATTGATCTTCTGGCAACAATGGCCCGCCTAGACAATGAGAAACGTATAGAACGTATTAAGCAGGGCCTGGCACGTTCGGGTTACAAACCAACAGGCAAGAAGGCAAATGAGGCTAAACATAAACGAATAAAAGAATTGCTAGTAGTTGGCAATATGACTAAGGAAGAAATTGCCAAAGCAGTGAATTGTGGAGTTGCAACTGTCTATCGAGTTGCTAAAGTTATCTAA
- the aac(3)-IId gene encoding aminoglycoside N-acetyltransferase AAC(3)-IId has protein sequence MHTRKAITEALQKLGVQTGDLLMVHASLKAIGPVEGGAETVVAALRSAVGPTGTVMGYASWDRSPYEETLNGARLDDEARRTWLPFDPATAGTYRGFGLLNQFLVQAPGARRSAHPDASMVAVGPLAETLTEPHELGHALGEGSPVERFVRLGGKALLLGAPLNSVTALHYAEAVADIPNKRWVTYEMPMLGRDGEVAWKTASDYDSNGILDCFAIEGKPDAVETIANAYVKLGRHREGVVGFAQCYLFDAQDIVTFGVTYLEKHFGTTPIVPPHEAVERSCEPSG, from the coding sequence ATGCATACGCGGAAGGCAATAACGGAGGCGCTTCAAAAACTCGGAGTCCAAACCGGTGACCTCTTGATGGTGCATGCCTCACTTAAAGCGATTGGTCCGGTCGAAGGAGGAGCGGAGACGGTCGTTGCCGCGTTACGCTCCGCGGTTGGGCCGACTGGCACTGTGATGGGATACGCGTCGTGGGACCGATCACCCTACGAGGAGACTCTGAATGGCGCTCGGCTGGATGACGAAGCCCGCCGTACCTGGCTGCCGTTCGATCCCGCAACAGCCGGGACTTACCGTGGGTTCGGCCTGCTGAATCAATTTCTGGTTCAAGCCCCCGGCGCGCGGCGCAGCGCGCACCCCGATGCATCGATGGTCGCGGTTGGTCCGCTGGCTGAAACGCTGACGGAGCCTCACGAACTCGGTCACGCCTTGGGGGAAGGATCGCCCGTCGAGCGGTTCGTTCGCCTTGGCGGGAAGGCCCTGCTGTTGGGTGCGCCGCTAAACTCCGTTACCGCATTGCACTACGCCGAGGCGGTTGCCGATATCCCCAACAAACGGTGGGTGACGTATGAGATGCCGATGCTTGGAAGAGACGGTGAAGTCGCCTGGAAAACGGCATCGGATTACGATTCAAACGGCATTCTCGATTGCTTTGCTATCGAAGGAAAGCCGGATGCGGTTGAAACTATAGCAAATGCTTACGTGAAGCTCGGTCGCCATCGAGAAGGTGTCGTGGGCTTTGCTCAGTGCTACCTGTTCGACGCGCAGGACATCGTGACGTTCGGCGTCACCTATCTTGAGAAGCATTTCGGAACCACTCCGATCGTGCCTCCGCACGAGGCCGTCGAGCGCTCTTGCGAGCCTTCAGGTTAG
- a CDS encoding AAA family ATPase has protein sequence MIIWINGPFGAGKTTLAKRLRDRRSKSLIFDPEEIGFVVKETVPMPASGDYQDLPLWRGLTIAAVREIRRNYSQDIIIPMTLVHPDYLTEILDGVRRIDDQLLHIFLTLNEDLLRHRIANQTMHPDPNRNAEIREWRLANVARCLAARERLPCTTRVLDSGAHTSDELAAMVLDGIDGRT, from the coding sequence ATGATAATCTGGATCAACGGACCTTTCGGCGCCGGAAAGACGACGCTCGCTAAGCGGCTGCGCGATCGGCGTTCCAAATCGCTGATCTTTGACCCCGAGGAAATCGGGTTCGTGGTGAAAGAAACGGTCCCCATGCCAGCGAGCGGAGACTATCAGGATCTCCCCTTGTGGAGGGGACTTACGATCGCGGCGGTCAGGGAGATTCGAAGGAATTACTCGCAGGACATCATCATCCCAATGACGCTCGTGCACCCGGACTATCTGACTGAGATACTCGACGGGGTAAGGCGGATCGACGATCAGCTGCTGCACATCTTTCTGACGCTCAACGAGGACCTATTGCGTCACCGGATCGCGAACCAGACCATGCATCCTGACCCGAATCGAAATGCGGAGATTCGAGAGTGGCGATTAGCGAATGTCGCCCGATGCTTGGCCGCAAGGGAACGGCTTCCATGCACAACCCGTGTTCTCGATAGTGGTGCACACACCAGCGATGAACTCGCAGCGATGGTGCTCGACGGAATCGATGGGCGCACCTGA